The Stigmatopora argus isolate UIUO_Sarg chromosome 1, RoL_Sarg_1.0, whole genome shotgun sequence genome segment acaaagaTTGTTCAACACCATGGTTTATGGGAAGGATACAAAAGTTCAGAGGGTAGGCTGTCAGTTTTAACTATGTAGAATATAGTCAGGAAATTGAAGACCAAAGGAACATTTCAAATTAAGACACAGAGTGGCAGGCGAAGACAAATTGGCTCATACAACCAATTATGTCTAAAGGAAAAACTTTAAAATGATCATGGGTGCCCAAACTTGTTCATACAACTCACTGCAAGTACCGAAAACACAAAGCATGACTGAGGAATAAACAAACATGCATCACTATTGAGTATCTGAACTACAAGTAttatgaaaacagcatttacaaCGGATATGTAGGAACTGCCAACCGCTGATAAAGCTGGAACTCTCCaaaaaagataaagaaaaaagcccaaACCTCTGTTCCACATGTGATTAGAAAGGAGATTCAACCATGTGACCTGTTgcgaactaaaataaataacttaaaaaacctatcaaattaatttaaaaatagtcataaaataTCTAGTCATACATTTTCTTGAGTTGTAAGAGACTCTCCGTATTCTAATTTTGTGCCCGCCAGCTCTACAGATGTCTGAGGCTCTTCGGCCTGGGTTGGTTTAAACGCATAagttttcaatgtttttgcGCGGCATCTGCAGATGGAGGCCCAGAAAAAGTGCAGCACACCGGGAGAAAGGATGATGAAGACCCAAGGGTCAATGATGGAGTTGACTGAAATAAAACGAAGGGCAATCAGGTCCTGGGGGTGCGATTCATAGCGGTCATCAACCACTGAATTCATGTACACGCGAACCTGAAATGATACAAAAGTTAAAAATGCTGGTCagtattaaagtaaaaaaaagaaatcataatGGTACATACAAATCTGTGTACCCTGaccctgatatatatatatatatatatatatatatatatgtatatatatatatatatatatatatatatatatatgtatatgtatatatatatatatatatatatgtatataagtatgtatatatatgtatataagtatgtatatatatgtatctatgtatgtgtgtgtgtgtgtgtatatatatatatatacatacacgcacgcacgcacacacacgcacgcacatataCAAACCAAACTGCACTGGCTAGTTGAAGGATAAACCTCAAAAAATGCAAGTCATACTCTGTGCTACATAAAAAACAAGTTCCTGTAAGGGCATGCGGAGAAAATAACCCATTGTCATTGGGTAATAAAGTTGCACAGGATTTATCACCACAAACGATAATGACAGATTAAATATTTAATGGTATTGTGTAGTATGGCCCAAGAATCAAAGTCCTTGGATCATATCGAGAATAGTACAAACTGTGTAGGCCATGACGAATTCACAGGTTTTCAAATTCCTGATTCTGAGCTCTCTGGGGCTAAAAGGGGAACAATGTCCAGCAACTTTAAGTCACCTcactaaaacataaaaacatagcATTCATACGTATCTAACTCATTTAATGTGTAGTAACAATTGAACTGATGTCAAACATGAGACCCTTGAGGCAGAATAATTTTATTCAAACTGTTACTGCAGAACTTATCTGCATTCATATTATCCTTAAAAGAAAACTATTGATGTTGAACTTTCCTAAGAATTTCAATCTTCCGCTGTTTGCACAAGAATTAAACTAAGTGTAGTCTATTTGAATTTGgctcactgaaaaaaaacattaacttgAACCAAGTACAAAACAATGCAAAAgtgtaaatgtttaaaaatacttaattgcTAAGCATATTTAGTCCAAGTTGTCATCATCGGTCATTATTGTAATGGCATAGATACAATTTATACATATTGTGATAATGATTCAtgattgtttgttattttagtcATCAAGTTGCACAGGCATCAGAACTGATGGTACGCGATTTTCATATTGGCAGAAAAGGGCAATATAATCATGTGGGATTAGGCCAACATGTAGTATCGCATTCCCCTTCGTGTATGTGTATAAGAAGCTCTTGataaattatgcatttttaCTGTGGCGTATTGGGAGGTAATTTCCCCGCAATGTTTAAATGTGTTGCTGCCTACGAGCGATTTAGCCAGTTTGATTGGTGGCCCGCAAACACGCAAGCCAGTTAaagaattactgtattttctcgcatatttgtaacaaaaaaaatgctgactgaatcaaaggtacggcttatatgcgcacaagacttacagcgttgctatactcttttttttcattggtaaatgtcagcaaatgaacatttactaattgaggttattttcggttttgcagtaagacaacaaccattactgggtgaattactaacttccttatgatattgaccctaataatgtgcttttgattcatacagtatctcagaaataccacgtgcgatgatttttcttaggaTTTTCCCTTGATAGTAACAcaattgtactccctattaaaatcatgaatatggaggtgaaaattgtgaatcagggggcggcttatacgccagaaatggtaaaattcaacgattttaaggcaattttaaggggggAAATACGGTAGAACTCTGCTCTAACATTTTTTCCTATAAGGCCAACTTAATTGAGTTAAGCCGAAATAGATCGGGAATACGCAAAATCAGAGTCAAACAAATCCAACAGAATTAATAACAAATCTTGGGTTCCTGAGCTCTTACCACGAGCGGCAAGGTGCAGATGACGAAGATGGTCGTCATGAAGACCAATAGAATGAGATGCTCCACCTCTTCTGCCAAGGACAGAGGCCTCCGCTCACTTTTTGAACGTGTGCTTGCCATAAAGGAGACTCCGTTCCTTCTCCGCCGCTGGTACATGCGCAGCAACTGGTAGACCACAAAGGCGTTGCATGCCACTATGGTCAGCACCAGCAATAACATCACAGTGGCATACAGGTTGGCATAGACGGCGTCTTTCTTCTGCTCTGGGTTCATGTCAATGAAGCACCATGTGCCTGGGCAATATTGTACATATTTCCCAAATCCCACAAAAGGGAGGAGACAGAATAAAATGGAGACTAAAAATACCACTGGAATTGCAATATAGGCCAATTTATGGGTGACATGGCGAGTGTACAGATAGGGGTAGC includes the following:
- the ptger2a gene encoding prostaglandin E receptor 2a (subtype EP2), with the protein product MDPCHSIHHIDRTMSPVISAIMFAAGLLGNVVALVILEIRRRRDLKVADCRRRAIFQILITSLVVTDLGGTCLVSPLVQLSYSRNITLEGMSPKTHGVCAYFGSSMTFFSLATMSLLLTMALERCLAIGYPYLYTRHVTHKLAYIAIPVVFLVSILFCLLPFVGFGKYVQYCPGTWCFIDMNPEQKKDAVYANLYATVMLLLVLTIVACNAFVVYQLLRMYQRRRRNGVSFMASTRSKSERRPLSLAEEVEHLILLVFMTTIFVICTLPLVVRVYMNSVVDDRYESHPQDLIALRFISVNSIIDPWVFIILSPGVLHFFWASICRCRAKTLKTYAFKPTQAEEPQTSVELAGTKLEYGESLTTQENV